Proteins co-encoded in one Gammaproteobacteria bacterium genomic window:
- a CDS encoding DUF1295 domain-containing protein, with protein sequence MMMWLYVGLGVSICLWITLGMHVFSEIKTTYQEKGTFSNKLLYSWYAMWAFHHIPVVLASWFGVWLIPVDRTLGQIGGLILFLVGVALLPAGMIELRSLRRSTGQDISKLITTGIYRWSRNPQFVGWFLMLLGVSIAGRSGCALALTFAFMVVLHLYTVRLAEPYLENVYGEEYRRYLLSTSRYIGIPKERGSSADRTTGDR encoded by the coding sequence ATGATGATGTGGCTCTACGTTGGCTTGGGTGTTTCCATCTGCTTGTGGATCACACTGGGAATGCATGTCTTCTCTGAGATCAAGACGACCTACCAAGAGAAGGGCACATTTTCGAACAAGCTTCTCTACTCGTGGTATGCGATGTGGGCGTTTCATCACATTCCCGTGGTCTTGGCATCATGGTTTGGCGTCTGGCTGATACCAGTCGACAGAACTCTCGGTCAGATTGGTGGTCTGATCTTGTTCTTGGTCGGGGTGGCCCTACTGCCCGCGGGGATGATCGAGTTGCGTTCGTTGCGCAGATCCACCGGTCAAGATATTTCAAAGCTCATCACCACCGGGATCTATCGATGGAGCAGGAATCCACAGTTCGTCGGCTGGTTTCTCATGCTCTTGGGCGTATCGATTGCTGGGCGGTCGGGATGTGCGTTGGCGCTCACGTTCGCGTTCATGGTGGTTCTTCATCTGTACACCGTCCGGTTGGCGGAGCCGTATCTCGAGAACGTGTACGGAGAGGAGTACCGCCGGTATCTGTTGAGTACTTCGAGATACATCGGGATACCGAAGGAACGTGGGAGTTCAGCTGATCGGACAACCGGGGACCGATGA
- a CDS encoding cyclic nucleotide-binding domain-containing protein, whose translation MIDPAELKTLPFFRSLDDEAIAVLAPHTNLLTAKTGERVFEEGSPSDTLLVLVTGMVANRQHPIHGGEDILMNVVGQPGEVIGASALATADDAVHPFSAVCMEDSEFVVMPVAELWEAFEENPAVGLRLLVRFTHMLAERLAAAREQIRSRIRPGLISQG comes from the coding sequence ATGATCGATCCTGCCGAACTCAAGACCCTGCCGTTCTTCCGCTCCCTCGATGACGAAGCGATCGCCGTGCTCGCACCTCACACCAACCTGCTGACAGCCAAGACCGGTGAACGCGTATTCGAGGAAGGCTCCCCTTCCGACACCCTGCTCGTGCTCGTCACCGGCATGGTTGCGAATCGCCAGCATCCCATCCACGGGGGGGAGGACATCCTCATGAATGTGGTCGGCCAGCCGGGCGAGGTGATTGGGGCTTCTGCGCTAGCCACCGCGGACGATGCCGTACATCCATTCAGCGCTGTCTGCATGGAGGACTCCGAATTCGTCGTCATGCCTGTCGCCGAGCTCTGGGAGGCCTTCGAGGAGAACCCGGCTGTCGGACTCCGCCTCCTGGTGAGATTTACCCATATGCTTGCTGAACGCCTCGCCGCGGCACGCGAACAGATCCGCAGCCGAATCCGCCCAGGGCTGATCTCACAGGGTTGA
- a CDS encoding formate--tetrahydrofolate ligase produces the protein MSSYLQPHTPVPTDLDIAQEAPLDPILDIAARVGLGLDDLDLYGMYKAKVHLDVREKFSDRPMGKYIDITAITPTPLGEGKTTTAVGLSQGLGRLGHSVFTTLRQPSMGPTFGIKGGAAGGGYSQVIPMEDFNLHLTGDIHAVSIAHNLLAAAIDNHLTHGNQLDLNPFSVTWGRVIDLNDRALRKVVIGLGGKPNGYPRESMYDIAVASEVMAILALSTGLADLRERLGRIVIGTTFGGNPITAEDLKVAGAMAVLLKDALMPTLMQTLEHTPVLVHTGPFANIAHGNSSIVADQIALRLADYVVTESGFGSDIGMEKFMDIKCRASGLTPDVVVVVATIRALKMHGGLGRVIAGRSLPPELTTENLPALEAGAANLVVHIKIARAFGVPVVVAINHFHTDTDREVELLRKIAIEEGAEDAVMTDHWARGGEGAKDLAAAVVKAAEQPKDFKFLYPLDMPIRDKIELIATRVYGADGVDFMDAAEKKVKLYTKLGYDNLPICMAKTHLSLSHDPNAKGVPQHFRLPVRDIRASVGAGFLYPLCGTMRTMPGLPSRPAFENVDIDTETGKVRGLF, from the coding sequence TTGAGTTCCTACCTCCAGCCCCACACCCCCGTCCCGACCGACCTGGACATCGCTCAAGAGGCCCCTCTCGATCCGATCCTCGACATTGCCGCCCGCGTCGGACTCGGCCTGGATGATCTCGACCTGTACGGCATGTACAAAGCCAAAGTGCACCTCGACGTTCGTGAGAAGTTCTCCGACCGGCCGATGGGTAAGTACATCGACATCACGGCCATCACCCCGACTCCACTTGGTGAAGGAAAGACCACTACCGCCGTCGGGCTCAGCCAAGGTCTCGGCCGTCTCGGACATTCTGTGTTCACAACGCTGCGTCAGCCGAGCATGGGCCCGACGTTCGGTATCAAAGGCGGCGCCGCCGGTGGGGGCTACAGCCAGGTGATCCCCATGGAGGACTTCAACCTGCATCTGACCGGCGACATCCACGCCGTCTCAATTGCCCACAACCTGCTTGCCGCGGCGATCGACAACCATCTCACTCACGGAAACCAGCTCGATCTCAACCCCTTCTCCGTCACGTGGGGCCGTGTCATTGATCTCAACGACAGGGCGTTACGCAAAGTCGTCATCGGCCTCGGAGGTAAGCCCAACGGTTATCCGCGCGAGTCAATGTACGACATCGCGGTTGCGTCGGAAGTCATGGCGATCCTCGCTCTCTCGACCGGACTCGCCGACTTACGCGAGCGACTCGGCCGTATCGTGATCGGCACAACATTCGGCGGTAACCCGATCACCGCAGAGGACCTCAAGGTCGCAGGAGCGATGGCGGTACTGCTGAAAGATGCCCTGATGCCCACGCTGATGCAGACCCTCGAGCACACGCCGGTCCTCGTGCATACGGGTCCATTCGCCAACATCGCGCACGGCAACTCCAGCATCGTGGCCGATCAGATCGCGCTGAGGCTCGCCGACTACGTCGTAACCGAATCTGGATTCGGCTCCGACATCGGGATGGAGAAGTTCATGGACATCAAGTGCCGTGCCAGCGGACTGACCCCCGACGTGGTCGTGGTCGTGGCAACGATCCGTGCACTGAAGATGCACGGCGGGCTGGGCAGGGTGATCGCCGGGAGGTCTCTGCCTCCCGAGCTGACGACCGAGAACCTTCCAGCGTTGGAAGCTGGTGCCGCCAACCTTGTTGTGCACATCAAGATCGCCCGCGCCTTTGGCGTGCCGGTGGTCGTGGCGATCAACCATTTCCACACTGACACGGACCGGGAAGTCGAGCTCCTGAGAAAGATTGCCATCGAGGAAGGAGCGGAAGACGCGGTCATGACCGACCACTGGGCTCGCGGTGGCGAGGGCGCCAAGGATCTTGCCGCGGCTGTCGTCAAGGCAGCCGAGCAGCCGAAAGATTTCAAGTTCCTGTATCCACTCGACATGCCGATCCGGGACAAGATCGAATTGATCGCCACACGAGTCTATGGAGCCGACGGAGTCGACTTCATGGACGCAGCGGAAAAGAAGGTCAAGCTCTACACGAAGCTCGGCTACGACAACCTGCCGATCTGCATGGCCAAGACGCATCTGAGTCTCAGCCACGACCCCAACGCCAAGGGCGTGCCACAGCACTTCCGCCTTCCGGTGCGAGATATCAGAGCCAGCGTGGGAGCCGGCTTCCTGTATCCACTGTGCGGAACGATGAGGACCATGCCGGGGCTACCGAGTAGACCGGCGTTCGAGAACGTCGACATCGACACAGAAACCGGCAAAGTGCGAGGCCTTTTCTGA
- a CDS encoding cytochrome C: MGYRRVLGLLCFVALLFMVTAGRPAPASAEQSPLEERLSYGTSQWDNSTCLGCHNKPGLSTELPSGERLDTTIDESRWHASIHAYWNMKCILCHTEVTSVPHDPPTAKNLRQYAIQQSESCTVCHIEQATKTTDGVHAAAREQGIEEAAVCSDCHDPHYVINPPIPHADIPKTCRKCHAEIYDRYEESVHGSALTDGNPDVPTCTDCHGIHEIEGPINSPFRLFSPLICKKCHADKEMMDKYGIRTDVFSTYVADFHGRTVILFEDLAPGQETNTPVCVSCHGVHDIIPPGDPASTVYKTNLLTTCRRCHPDADANFPTAWMSHYTATPEEWPLVYYAKLFYRILIPTVIGGMLLYVIIDVVGRYRERRRTRREVRDV, from the coding sequence ATGGGATATCGAAGGGTTCTCGGGCTGCTGTGTTTCGTCGCCCTGCTGTTCATGGTGACTGCCGGTCGCCCTGCGCCGGCGAGTGCCGAACAGAGCCCGCTGGAAGAACGACTCAGCTACGGGACCTCGCAATGGGACAACAGCACCTGCCTCGGTTGCCACAACAAGCCCGGGCTCTCCACCGAACTGCCATCGGGTGAACGTCTCGACACGACAATCGACGAAAGTCGCTGGCACGCATCGATCCATGCGTACTGGAATATGAAGTGCATTCTGTGTCACACGGAAGTCACGTCTGTCCCCCACGATCCCCCGACCGCCAAGAACCTCCGACAGTATGCGATCCAGCAGTCCGAATCGTGCACCGTCTGCCACATCGAGCAGGCCACCAAAACGACGGATGGTGTCCACGCGGCGGCCAGAGAGCAAGGAATCGAGGAGGCCGCAGTCTGCTCCGACTGCCACGACCCTCACTATGTAATCAACCCGCCCATCCCCCATGCAGACATCCCCAAGACTTGCCGAAAGTGCCACGCGGAGATCTACGACCGGTATGAAGAGAGCGTCCACGGAAGTGCACTGACCGACGGCAATCCCGATGTTCCCACCTGCACCGACTGCCACGGCATCCACGAAATCGAAGGACCCATCAACTCTCCCTTCCGACTGTTCTCCCCGCTCATCTGCAAGAAGTGCCACGCGGACAAGGAAATGATGGACAAGTACGGAATTCGCACGGACGTGTTCAGCACCTATGTAGCGGATTTCCACGGCAGGACGGTGATCCTCTTCGAGGACCTGGCGCCAGGCCAGGAGACCAACACACCGGTCTGTGTCTCCTGTCACGGTGTGCATGACATCATCCCGCCGGGCGACCCGGCGAGCACCGTGTACAAGACGAACCTGCTCACCACCTGCCGACGATGCCATCCCGATGCCGACGCCAACTTTCCGACGGCGTGGATGAGCCATTACACGGCGACTCCGGAGGAGTGGCCACTCGTCTACTACGCGAAACTCTTCTACCGGATTCTCATCCCGACGGTGATCGGAGGGATGCTGCTGTACGTAATCATCGATGTGGTCGGCCGCTATAGGGAGAGGCGAAGAACCCGACGTGAGGTGCGAGATGTCTGA
- a CDS encoding EamA family transporter: MQKAASTTRIGATVGVVCISFSAILVRAAEVSPSTAAFFRAVYAIPILAVVWWWRRDRDQRVSESRWIAVGAGLLLALDLTIWHHSIEMVGAGLATVLANAQVIFVALAAWLVWRERPSRATFWIGPVVIAGLVLVSGLGRDDAYGSNPTLGVILGAATGITYAAFLIVFRSATRRHDAPPAGPLLDATIGTAVGSLALGAMFGTVSFVPTWPAHGWLALLAIVSQVVGWLLIATALPKLPALETSVLLLIQPVAALLWGRLFFAETMSWIQAAGVVMVIIGVLSISARGATVQRGVLDVDSLRSRRTT; encoded by the coding sequence ATGCAGAAAGCGGCCTCCACGACTCGGATTGGTGCCACGGTCGGTGTTGTCTGTATCTCGTTCTCGGCGATCCTGGTGCGAGCAGCGGAGGTTTCACCTTCCACGGCTGCCTTCTTTCGCGCCGTTTACGCCATTCCGATCCTTGCCGTGGTGTGGTGGTGGCGCCGGGATCGGGATCAGCGTGTCTCAGAGTCTCGATGGATCGCCGTAGGCGCAGGCCTTCTCCTTGCTCTCGACTTGACCATCTGGCACCACTCGATCGAGATGGTCGGTGCGGGTCTTGCGACGGTACTGGCGAATGCTCAGGTCATCTTTGTCGCACTGGCGGCTTGGTTGGTGTGGCGAGAGCGTCCGTCGAGGGCCACGTTCTGGATCGGTCCCGTCGTCATCGCGGGGCTGGTCCTCGTGTCGGGGCTTGGCCGTGACGACGCCTATGGATCGAATCCGACCCTCGGCGTCATTCTGGGCGCCGCCACCGGGATCACGTATGCCGCGTTTCTGATCGTGTTTCGCTCGGCTACACGGCGCCACGACGCTCCACCGGCCGGCCCGCTTCTGGACGCGACGATCGGAACCGCTGTTGGCTCCCTCGCGTTGGGAGCGATGTTTGGAACCGTTTCATTCGTGCCGACGTGGCCTGCACACGGCTGGCTCGCGCTGCTGGCAATCGTCTCTCAGGTCGTCGGATGGCTGTTGATCGCCACTGCACTGCCGAAGCTGCCCGCTCTGGAGACCTCGGTCCTGTTGCTCATCCAGCCGGTGGCGGCGTTGCTGTGGGGCCGGCTGTTCTTCGCGGAGACAATGTCGTGGATCCAGGCCGCGGGGGTGGTGATGGTGATCATAGGAGTGCTGTCGATCTCGGCGCGCGGAGCGACCGTTCAACGCGGCGTCCTGGATGTTGATAGCCTGCGGTCGAGGAGGACGACATGA
- a CDS encoding alpha/beta fold hydrolase: protein MKLEVITHEPVMDRKPEPLLFVHGAWHGAWCWNEHFLPYFAEHGYEAHALSLRGHGKSEIDGSLRVARMRDYVADVVSVAEGLSSPPVLIGHSMGGLIVQMYLEDHSAPGGVLLASDPVRGVLGATLRIAKRHPGAFLKANLVWNLYPIVATPELAREAFFTESMPDELVATYHRQLQAESYLGYLDMIFRLPKPERVKTPMLVMGAEKDTIFTPAEVAATAAAYKTEPVMVSGMGHDMMLESGWQEVAATILKWLEDR from the coding sequence ATGAAACTCGAGGTCATCACGCACGAACCTGTGATGGATCGCAAACCCGAACCGCTGCTGTTTGTTCATGGAGCATGGCATGGGGCCTGGTGCTGGAATGAGCACTTTCTTCCCTATTTCGCGGAGCACGGGTACGAAGCCCACGCGCTGAGCCTTCGGGGTCATGGCAAGAGTGAGATCGACGGGAGTCTGCGCGTTGCTCGCATGCGTGACTACGTGGCCGACGTTGTCTCCGTGGCCGAAGGCTTGAGTTCCCCTCCGGTGCTCATCGGGCACTCGATGGGTGGCCTCATCGTGCAGATGTATCTCGAGGACCATTCGGCCCCCGGGGGAGTGCTTCTGGCTTCCGACCCGGTCCGGGGAGTACTCGGCGCGACGCTGCGCATCGCCAAACGCCACCCGGGTGCGTTCCTGAAGGCGAACCTCGTCTGGAACCTGTACCCGATCGTTGCCACCCCTGAACTCGCCCGGGAGGCTTTTTTCACCGAGAGCATGCCCGACGAACTGGTTGCCACGTACCATCGGCAACTCCAGGCCGAGTCGTATCTTGGCTATCTGGACATGATCTTCCGGCTGCCCAAACCCGAGAGAGTGAAGACACCGATGCTGGTCATGGGAGCCGAAAAGGACACGATCTTCACTCCGGCGGAGGTCGCGGCGACCGCTGCAGCATATAAAACGGAACCGGTCATGGTGTCCGGTATGGGGCACGACATGATGCTCGAATCCGGCTGGCAGGAGGTCGCGGCCACGATTCTGAAGTGGCTTGAGGACAGATAA
- a CDS encoding ammonia-forming cytochrome c nitrite reductase subunit c552: MKREIVFVAVLMTALTLAACTSGSTSTTVKAPVTTSTAAPTPSTTTTATTTTAVTAVALRTDCETCHTDIHETWTTGSHADTQQDVATELGEERAGQTPDDVIHGDDPENCIACHAPTAGATLNGVEALRMFFTTTDGVFTSDTAAKDASEWPAVTCTACHEVADDHPQESMPVIAAFDATTASYTAVGGASELCGQCHGTLRFPETDHLTYDDWKAGSHADTQADVAGELASERAGETPVDVISGDDPENCIACHGPSAVLANGGMSEQDAMAYFFTTDNGQFSSATTSAHSEEWPSVGCVSCHNPHNPRQPALLDSSTGEYLAMSSSSQLCGQCHGSLRFATDHLTFDAWSSSSHAATQADVAGELASERAGETPVDVISGDDPENCIACHGPTAVLANGGMSEADALAYFFTTDGGQFGDATAPDHASEWPSVGCSTCHDPHNPTQRSLFESASGEYVVMADDSQLCGQCHGNLRFPDTDHLSYNVLTGTGGIGVPDIRTMPGATCTSCHMYTSDVDGSNSSMQHGHTWAIITPEANGGTTASCSQCHTDFSSSDVEAKITAWQDAFQSLDAVVAGKVAAASEAMVDVDDADLQAKLDEAETNLALAEGDESGGFHNHEYLMALLRDAQARAEEVLSDLGK, translated from the coding sequence ATGAAACGCGAAATCGTTTTCGTGGCAGTGCTCATGACGGCTCTGACACTGGCAGCGTGCACAAGCGGGTCGACCTCCACGACTGTGAAGGCTCCTGTGACCACGTCGACAGCGGCACCGACGCCATCCACTACCACTACTGCCACTACTACCACTGCAGTAACTGCGGTCGCCCTTCGGACCGACTGTGAAACCTGTCATACGGACATCCACGAAACGTGGACCACAGGATCGCACGCAGATACCCAGCAAGACGTCGCAACCGAACTTGGTGAGGAGCGTGCCGGGCAGACTCCTGACGATGTGATTCACGGTGACGATCCTGAGAACTGTATTGCATGCCATGCCCCGACTGCCGGGGCGACCTTGAATGGTGTCGAAGCTCTTCGTATGTTCTTCACGACGACCGATGGCGTGTTCACGAGCGACACAGCCGCCAAGGATGCATCGGAATGGCCGGCCGTTACCTGCACGGCCTGTCACGAAGTGGCTGACGACCACCCTCAAGAATCCATGCCCGTCATTGCCGCGTTCGATGCGACGACAGCGTCCTACACGGCAGTGGGCGGGGCGAGCGAACTGTGCGGGCAGTGCCATGGGACCCTCAGATTTCCCGAGACCGACCATCTGACCTACGACGACTGGAAGGCGGGATCGCATGCGGATACGCAGGCCGATGTGGCCGGTGAGCTGGCCTCCGAGCGTGCGGGGGAGACGCCGGTCGATGTGATCAGTGGTGATGATCCGGAGAACTGCATCGCATGTCACGGACCATCGGCAGTTCTTGCCAACGGCGGCATGAGTGAACAGGACGCGATGGCCTATTTCTTCACCACCGACAACGGTCAATTCAGCTCAGCCACAACAAGTGCGCATTCTGAAGAGTGGCCGAGCGTCGGATGCGTGTCCTGCCACAACCCGCACAACCCGCGGCAGCCGGCGCTGCTGGATTCGTCGACCGGGGAGTACCTCGCGATGTCGAGTAGCTCGCAGCTCTGTGGCCAGTGTCACGGAAGTCTTCGCTTCGCCACGGATCATCTGACCTTCGACGCTTGGTCCTCGAGTTCGCATGCGGCGACGCAAGCAGACGTCGCCGGCGAGCTGGCCTCCGAGCGTGCGGGGGAGACGCCGGTCGATGTGATCAGTGGTGATGATCCGGAGAACTGCATCGCATGTCACGGTCCCACGGCGGTCCTCGCCAACGGCGGTATGAGCGAGGCGGATGCACTCGCGTACTTCTTCACAACGGACGGCGGACAGTTCGGCGATGCGACGGCGCCCGACCACGCGTCGGAGTGGCCGAGTGTCGGCTGTTCGACCTGCCATGATCCCCACAACCCGACCCAGCGTTCGTTGTTCGAGTCGGCGAGTGGCGAGTACGTCGTCATGGCGGACGACTCGCAGCTGTGCGGGCAGTGTCACGGGAATCTGCGGTTCCCCGACACGGACCATCTCAGCTACAACGTCTTGACAGGTACCGGCGGCATCGGTGTGCCCGATATCCGCACGATGCCGGGAGCGACTTGTACCAGCTGCCACATGTACACGAGTGACGTCGACGGGAGCAACTCGTCGATGCAGCATGGACACACATGGGCCATCATCACTCCCGAAGCGAACGGTGGGACCACTGCTTCGTGCAGCCAATGTCATACAGACTTCTCCAGCAGCGACGTCGAGGCGAAGATCACCGCATGGCAGGATGCATTCCAGTCGCTCGACGCAGTCGTGGCGGGAAAGGTGGCTGCCGCAAGTGAGGCCATGGTCGATGTTGACGATGCGGACCTTCAGGCCAAGCTGGATGAGGCAGAGACCAACTTGGCGCTCGCGGAGGGCGACGAGAGCGGCGGGTTCCACAATCACGAGTATCTGATGGCCCTCCTTCGAGATGCGCAGGCAAGAGCCGAAGAGGTGCTGTCGGACTTGGGGAAGTAG
- a CDS encoding cytochrome C, with protein MSEVRPPDEPDAGTPGEPSIGPPGQPSANPSPVPADPPSPSDAEPTVETRSLYRHPLAGVGGAIMVAGSLMLLVLVAIDMTSGGHNTYRSLVTYVAMPSVVLMGAVIFLLAIRRQVMNAKRRGQKVQFTFRVEPSNPRYMRSLWVFLGVGALVFLVVGWSGFKGYEATDSVAFCGQTCHKVMKPEAVTYEHSPHARVLCVECHIGSGTSFWVRSKIDGMRQVVATLTNSYPRPIPTPVENLRPAQQTCETCHWPNQFYGRKLVTRRYYRTDQQNSPWTISLLVNIGGSNTRTGSQEGIHWHMLIGKKIEYLAADEKRQVIPWVRVTRDDGTVTVYKDPSASGYPDPDDPETEFRVFDCMDCHNRPSHLFLPPAVAINQELARGTISTDLPYVRRVGLDLLNTTYTSQEEAAEKIRSTLLAYYEQVYPDRVDELRDKIEAASDALIRVYENNFFPTMKTDYRSHLNNLSHFVNVGCFRCHGSDKVSDTGEKITGACDTCHTIVAQGPSTDTSELDNDLLGLEFQHPVDIGKQWQEIRCTDCHTPQEGY; from the coding sequence GTGTCTGAAGTGAGACCCCCGGACGAGCCCGACGCCGGCACACCCGGCGAACCCTCCATCGGTCCGCCTGGACAACCGTCCGCCAACCCATCCCCTGTCCCGGCCGACCCTCCATCCCCGAGCGATGCCGAGCCAACCGTCGAGACGCGAAGCCTGTACCGGCATCCACTGGCGGGAGTGGGCGGCGCCATCATGGTTGCAGGCAGCTTGATGCTCCTGGTGCTCGTGGCCATCGACATGACCTCTGGAGGCCACAACACCTACCGCTCCCTCGTGACCTACGTCGCGATGCCGTCCGTGGTCCTCATGGGCGCCGTCATCTTCCTTCTTGCGATTCGACGACAGGTGATGAACGCGAAGCGTCGCGGCCAAAAGGTGCAGTTCACGTTTCGTGTCGAGCCCTCGAACCCGAGGTACATGCGTAGCCTCTGGGTCTTTCTCGGTGTCGGAGCCCTGGTGTTTCTGGTGGTCGGTTGGAGCGGCTTCAAAGGCTATGAGGCAACAGACTCGGTCGCGTTCTGCGGACAGACATGTCACAAGGTGATGAAACCCGAGGCCGTCACCTACGAACACTCACCACACGCGAGAGTCCTATGTGTCGAATGCCACATCGGTTCTGGAACATCATTCTGGGTGCGGTCAAAGATCGATGGGATGCGCCAGGTCGTGGCCACTCTGACGAATTCCTACCCTCGGCCGATCCCAACGCCCGTCGAGAACCTGCGCCCTGCTCAGCAAACCTGTGAAACGTGCCATTGGCCGAATCAGTTCTACGGACGCAAGCTCGTCACGCGCCGCTACTACCGGACCGACCAGCAGAACTCGCCGTGGACGATCAGTCTGCTGGTGAACATCGGTGGCAGCAACACGCGTACCGGCTCCCAGGAAGGGATCCACTGGCACATGCTCATCGGCAAGAAGATCGAGTATCTGGCGGCCGACGAGAAACGCCAGGTGATCCCGTGGGTCCGCGTGACCCGCGACGACGGCACCGTCACGGTGTACAAAGACCCGTCGGCATCGGGCTACCCCGACCCCGACGATCCCGAGACCGAGTTCAGGGTGTTCGACTGCATGGATTGCCACAACCGGCCCAGTCATCTGTTCCTACCGCCGGCGGTGGCAATCAACCAGGAGCTCGCTCGTGGGACCATCTCGACGGATCTGCCATACGTGCGACGGGTCGGCCTGGACCTTCTCAACACGACGTACACCTCGCAGGAAGAGGCCGCCGAGAAGATCCGTTCCACGTTGCTCGCCTACTACGAGCAAGTGTATCCAGACCGGGTCGACGAACTCCGGGACAAGATCGAAGCCGCCTCGGATGCACTCATTCGTGTCTACGAAAACAATTTCTTTCCCACGATGAAGACCGACTACCGGTCCCACCTCAATAACCTCAGCCACTTCGTCAATGTGGGCTGCTTCCGCTGTCACGGCTCCGACAAGGTCTCCGACACCGGGGAGAAGATCACCGGGGCGTGTGACACATGTCACACGATTGTTGCCCAGGGTCCCTCCACTGACACATCGGAGCTGGACAACGATCTCCTCGGGCTCGAGTTCCAGCATCCGGTAGATATCGGCAAACAGTGGCAGGAGATCCGTTGCACGGACTGCCACACTCCGCAAGAGGGGTATTAG
- a CDS encoding GAF domain-containing protein: protein MSEAHDRVSDELRRANRALRTLRASNQVLVRATDMQELLDEICRVVVEIGGYRLAWVGFAEHDEARTVRPVAQHGFEEGYLASLDIVWADTKRGRGPTGTAIRTRKPAAAQHILTDHDFEPWRAEAVKRGYASSVAIPLIADKGVFGALNVYAEEPYAFDSDEISILTELTNDLAYGMAAHRTRAALETTEDRLKAFVTSTAHHLRTPLTSVVGFVELLRTNWEQIPDVVREEWIDQVSQGSCELSNIIEDLVVAARADLGLLRARPEVIDIQAEAQRVLKAFPTTAAGRITLEVPQTVHALADPAYFRQIMRALISNALKYGGEQIRIQIVGDGTVRVAIRDDGSGVPEARRQTIFEPSSRGHHIQGQPESMGLGLPVARTLAQLMSGTLTYRHEHGWSIFELALPGPASRT from the coding sequence GTGTCGGAAGCCCATGACAGGGTGAGTGACGAGCTGCGCCGAGCAAATCGTGCGCTGCGCACTCTGAGAGCGTCCAACCAAGTCCTCGTGCGTGCGACCGACATGCAAGAACTCCTTGATGAGATCTGTCGGGTCGTGGTGGAGATCGGTGGCTACCGCTTGGCGTGGGTGGGGTTCGCGGAGCACGACGAAGCGAGGACAGTGCGGCCGGTGGCACAGCACGGCTTCGAAGAGGGCTATCTGGCGAGTCTGGACATCGTTTGGGCCGACACGAAGCGAGGGCGCGGCCCGACCGGCACGGCAATACGCACCAGGAAACCTGCCGCTGCGCAGCACATTCTGACTGATCACGACTTCGAACCGTGGCGCGCTGAGGCGGTCAAGCGGGGCTACGCCTCATCGGTGGCGATTCCGCTCATCGCGGATAAAGGAGTCTTCGGTGCCTTGAATGTGTACGCCGAGGAGCCATACGCATTCGACTCCGACGAGATCAGCATCCTCACCGAGCTCACGAACGACCTGGCATACGGCATGGCCGCTCACCGGACCCGCGCCGCACTGGAGACGACGGAGGACCGGCTAAAGGCGTTTGTGACTTCGACGGCGCACCATCTGCGAACACCCTTGACCTCTGTAGTCGGGTTTGTGGAGCTCCTGCGAACGAACTGGGAACAGATACCAGACGTTGTGCGCGAGGAGTGGATCGACCAGGTGTCCCAGGGAAGTTGCGAACTCTCCAATATCATCGAGGACCTGGTCGTGGCGGCCCGAGCAGACCTTGGTCTGCTCCGTGCGCGCCCAGAAGTCATTGACATTCAAGCCGAGGCCCAACGCGTGCTGAAGGCCTTTCCGACGACGGCGGCGGGAAGGATCACTCTGGAGGTTCCTCAGACTGTTCACGCCCTCGCCGATCCCGCCTACTTTCGACAGATCATGCGAGCGTTGATCTCTAACGCGCTCAAATATGGAGGCGAGCAGATCCGGATACAGATCGTCGGTGACGGCACGGTGCGCGTCGCCATCCGAGATGATGGATCGGGAGTGCCGGAAGCGCGGCGGCAGACGATCTTCGAGCCATCGAGTCGAGGCCATCACATCCAAGGGCAACCGGAATCGATGGGCCTGGGGCTTCCCGTCGCCCGCACCCTTGCCCAACTGATGAGCGGCACGCTCACCTACCGTCATGAGCACGGTTGGAGCATCTTCGAACTCGCGCTGCCTGGCCCCGCATCGCGAACGTAG